The Fulvivirga ligni genome window below encodes:
- a CDS encoding DNA repair ATPase — protein MSQEQTENTNPSQVTLEGGTYEVLKNRLEGNTKELSQVLKKLNEARKQVFGSLETKLIATERITTEHNCIPWDMVPIGNSFLFGFNVHLGLKTQVELSDVFSIHEYKDHAFPAKDMAMIDDEQFRTDFQKLYKYYKDTQFVKFALIGPHLYMIFRIGKAVTDIKAFKWLVEGEKLTYLDNRSEHEFSFPAQHAFQWKRTTRDYHREGKYPHVSIEDKVFVETVGGDLTIKVEDNTDSGKGIYHEDVENPDQTLDDAEIMYAILGNLILLKIRPYQEKDYRYIVFNSKLNEARNIKAIADACILLPDDQGIIFSNGYYLQSGDYKVFDNNLKDMIYEKTIPSPNGEDYLYVFYNRLHGTYLLLPYNIIQQKVENPIICHGYSIFDNGEMCFFNADNEPKKHHATKIWQTPFTGPDFQAEANNDSYLFKIGNKEIVRAMAECNELITLVEKGESYSNLYSDLQKQSTDIIDTYHWLGKEEAFKALEPLKAIRQTASSAIDEYEKVVSIRKNTADQVNDVLSRVDDMTKKISRETQPNLEKFVNNLNALRELRGETESLKSLRYADEARIEKYEGLLKETNLKYADSCVRFLLRDDALNEYESKVQGLEKEIEEVNKVIDIDELEKKIDQIAHDLEMLIDIVSNLKISDATQTTQIIDNISALFSILNKNRAALKKKRRDLMLVEGKAEFNAQIKLLEQGVTNYLDLSDTPKKCDEYLAKLMVQLEELEGKFAEFDDFVEKISEKREDIYNAFESKKVALVESRNKRANSLQQSANRILSAAQSRTERMATAAEINGYFSSDMMIEKLRNIVAELKEIGDSVKADDVQSKLKALKEDAIRQLRDKTELFESGEDIIKFGKYKFSVNTQSLEVTVVPRDESLFFHLTGTNLYEEIKNEQINASRPVWNQAVISENDKLYRSEYLAYKILKAGEKKANGEEVHKTLDELYKLTPDQLLNYVQQFMGLRYNEGYMKGVHDQDATLLLGSLLTFYQSGGLLTYASETRAMAEYYWQYAVDQEYKQLLDNRIKGLGIIIDVFPNLQEYAQVIEEISKDIEAKLTGVFKTDQSSKAAQYLFFEIKDNNDFLKSGDAITLSENFLHYLKDKKVTKKFEDSVKKLKADEDQYQLIRKWVQAYAESNGSVDDLQFLSETALILMEDKAQPRVVNIPLVEEIAGLQGSHGVVEDGKYHMNFNQFLLKLETFENTTVPAYKAFNALKKELVSDFTDELRLGEFKPRVMSSFVRNKLINEVYLPLIGANLAKQIGEAGESKRTDLMGMLLLISPPGYGKTTLMEYIANRLGVIFMKINGPAIGHQVTSVDPAEAPNAAAREELHKLNLAFEMGDNVMIYLDDIQHCNPEFLQKFISLCDAQRKIEGVYKGKSKTYDFRGKKVSVVMAGNPYTESGEKFRIPDMLSNRADVYNLGDIIGDSDSAFKLSYLENCITSNPVLNKLAGKSLNDVYSLVGAAEKDTLEGVEFETNHSSEEVREYMNVFQKLMKVRDVILRVNLEYIRSAGQADEYRTEPAFKLQGSYRDMNKIAEKVFSVMNDDELTTLVNGHYNNEAQTLTTGAEANLLKFKELNGDLDPDKSARWAEIKEIFMKQQRTKGFGMGNQMGLMLSQIEEVTKGLDGIRDALTKK, from the coding sequence ATGTCTCAGGAACAGACAGAAAATACTAACCCATCTCAAGTGACATTGGAAGGCGGTACCTATGAGGTTTTGAAGAACCGATTGGAGGGGAATACCAAAGAGCTGTCACAGGTTTTGAAAAAGCTTAATGAGGCCAGGAAGCAAGTTTTTGGTTCATTAGAGACTAAGCTGATTGCTACCGAGCGCATTACTACGGAGCATAATTGTATCCCGTGGGATATGGTGCCCATCGGCAACAGCTTTCTGTTCGGCTTTAATGTTCATTTAGGACTCAAAACTCAGGTAGAGCTATCAGACGTTTTTAGTATTCATGAATATAAAGATCATGCTTTTCCTGCCAAAGATATGGCTATGATCGATGATGAGCAGTTTAGAACCGACTTTCAAAAGTTATACAAGTATTATAAAGATACTCAGTTTGTAAAGTTCGCTCTTATCGGCCCACATCTTTATATGATCTTCCGCATAGGAAAAGCTGTAACTGACATCAAGGCCTTTAAATGGCTGGTAGAAGGGGAAAAGCTTACTTATCTGGATAATCGTAGTGAGCATGAGTTTTCTTTCCCTGCACAGCATGCGTTTCAATGGAAAAGAACTACCAGAGATTACCATCGTGAGGGTAAATATCCGCATGTTTCTATAGAAGACAAGGTGTTTGTAGAGACCGTAGGCGGTGATCTTACCATCAAGGTGGAGGATAATACAGATTCTGGTAAGGGAATATATCATGAAGATGTAGAAAATCCTGATCAAACGCTGGATGATGCCGAAATCATGTATGCTATACTTGGAAACCTTATTCTTTTAAAAATAAGGCCTTATCAAGAGAAAGATTATCGCTACATCGTTTTCAATAGCAAGCTGAATGAAGCGCGAAATATCAAAGCCATAGCTGATGCCTGTATTCTGTTGCCAGATGATCAGGGCATTATTTTCTCTAATGGTTATTACCTGCAAAGTGGTGATTATAAGGTGTTTGATAATAACCTGAAGGACATGATTTATGAGAAAACCATACCTTCTCCGAACGGCGAAGATTACCTGTATGTGTTTTACAATCGCCTTCATGGTACTTATTTGCTATTGCCTTACAATATCATACAGCAGAAAGTAGAGAATCCTATTATTTGCCATGGCTATTCTATTTTTGATAATGGTGAAATGTGCTTTTTTAATGCTGATAATGAGCCGAAAAAGCACCATGCAACCAAAATCTGGCAAACACCCTTTACCGGTCCTGATTTTCAGGCTGAAGCCAATAACGACTCTTATTTATTCAAAATTGGTAATAAGGAAATCGTAAGAGCTATGGCCGAGTGTAATGAGCTGATTACGCTGGTAGAGAAAGGTGAGAGCTATTCGAATTTGTATTCAGATCTTCAGAAACAGTCTACTGATATCATTGATACTTACCACTGGCTGGGAAAAGAGGAGGCTTTTAAGGCGCTGGAGCCACTTAAGGCGATCCGCCAGACGGCCTCATCAGCTATTGATGAGTACGAAAAAGTGGTGAGCATCCGAAAAAACACGGCTGATCAGGTCAATGATGTGCTCAGCCGAGTGGATGACATGACGAAAAAGATCAGTCGTGAAACGCAGCCGAATCTTGAGAAATTCGTCAATAACCTAAATGCGCTTAGAGAACTGAGAGGAGAGACTGAATCATTGAAATCTCTTCGCTATGCTGATGAAGCAAGAATTGAGAAATACGAAGGGCTGCTTAAAGAAACCAATCTTAAGTATGCCGACAGTTGCGTACGCTTCTTGCTTCGCGATGATGCTCTGAACGAATACGAAAGTAAGGTTCAGGGACTGGAGAAGGAAATTGAGGAGGTGAATAAGGTGATCGATATCGATGAGCTGGAAAAGAAAATTGACCAGATAGCTCATGATTTGGAGATGCTTATTGATATAGTGAGTAACCTAAAAATTTCTGATGCTACTCAAACCACCCAGATCATAGATAATATATCGGCTTTGTTTTCTATTCTTAATAAAAACAGAGCCGCTTTAAAGAAGAAGCGTAGAGATCTCATGCTGGTGGAAGGTAAGGCTGAGTTCAATGCTCAGATCAAACTGCTGGAGCAGGGAGTGACTAACTATCTCGACCTCTCTGATACGCCTAAAAAATGTGATGAGTACCTGGCCAAGCTCATGGTGCAGCTGGAAGAACTGGAAGGTAAGTTTGCGGAGTTTGATGACTTTGTGGAGAAAATATCTGAGAAAAGAGAAGATATTTATAATGCCTTTGAGTCGAAAAAGGTGGCTTTGGTGGAGTCCAGAAACAAAAGGGCTAATTCACTGCAGCAATCTGCTAACAGGATATTAAGTGCCGCTCAAAGTAGAACCGAAAGAATGGCTACTGCTGCCGAGATTAATGGCTATTTCTCATCAGATATGATGATAGAGAAGCTACGAAACATTGTGGCAGAGCTCAAGGAAATAGGCGATTCTGTAAAGGCTGATGATGTCCAAAGTAAGTTAAAGGCTCTAAAGGAAGATGCTATCCGTCAGCTTAGAGATAAAACTGAGCTTTTTGAGTCTGGAGAAGATATCATCAAGTTTGGTAAGTATAAGTTCTCTGTAAATACCCAGTCACTAGAAGTGACGGTAGTGCCGAGAGACGAAAGCCTGTTTTTTCACCTTACCGGAACTAACCTATATGAGGAGATTAAAAATGAGCAGATCAATGCTAGCCGTCCTGTATGGAACCAGGCGGTAATTTCTGAAAATGATAAACTCTACAGGTCTGAATACCTGGCTTATAAAATATTAAAAGCAGGTGAGAAAAAGGCCAATGGAGAAGAGGTGCATAAAACTTTAGATGAGCTTTATAAGCTTACTCCTGATCAGTTATTAAACTATGTGCAACAGTTTATGGGGCTTCGGTATAATGAGGGCTACATGAAGGGTGTGCATGATCAGGATGCTACGCTTTTGCTAGGCTCTTTGCTTACCTTCTATCAATCTGGTGGTTTGCTTACATATGCTTCCGAAACCAGAGCTATGGCAGAATATTACTGGCAATACGCTGTGGATCAGGAATATAAGCAGTTGCTTGATAATAGAATCAAAGGCCTTGGTATAATCATAGATGTATTTCCAAACCTGCAGGAATATGCTCAGGTTATTGAAGAGATCAGTAAAGACATTGAAGCTAAACTGACTGGCGTTTTTAAAACGGATCAAAGCAGTAAAGCGGCCCAATATCTTTTCTTTGAAATAAAGGATAACAATGACTTTTTAAAGTCAGGCGATGCCATCACTCTTTCAGAAAACTTCCTTCATTATTTGAAAGATAAGAAAGTGACTAAAAAGTTTGAGGATTCGGTGAAGAAGCTAAAGGCTGATGAGGATCAGTATCAGTTGATAAGAAAGTGGGTTCAGGCGTATGCCGAGTCCAACGGAAGTGTGGATGATCTTCAGTTTCTATCAGAAACGGCTCTCATTCTTATGGAAGATAAGGCTCAGCCAAGGGTAGTTAACATTCCTTTGGTGGAAGAAATAGCTGGATTACAGGGAAGTCATGGTGTAGTAGAAGACGGCAAGTATCACATGAACTTTAATCAGTTTTTGCTGAAGCTGGAGACTTTTGAAAATACTACAGTTCCTGCATATAAAGCATTCAATGCTTTGAAGAAGGAACTGGTATCTGATTTTACCGATGAATTACGTCTCGGTGAATTTAAGCCCAGGGTTATGTCTTCTTTTGTTCGTAATAAGCTGATCAATGAGGTGTATCTGCCTTTGATTGGTGCTAACCTGGCCAAGCAGATAGGTGAAGCAGGCGAGAGCAAACGTACTGACCTGATGGGGATGCTATTACTGATATCTCCTCCGGGATATGGTAAAACCACGTTGATGGAATACATCGCTAACCGACTGGGAGTGATTTTCATGAAGATTAACGGACCGGCCATTGGTCATCAGGTTACATCGGTAGATCCGGCAGAGGCTCCTAATGCTGCGGCAAGAGAAGAGCTTCACAAGCTTAACCTTGCCTTTGAAATGGGAGATAATGTGATGATCTATCTCGATGATATTCAGCACTGTAACCCTGAATTTTTACAGAAGTTCATCTCTCTTTGTGACGCTCAGCGTAAGATCGAAGGGGTGTACAAAGGCAAGAGTAAAACCTATGATTTCAGAGGTAAAAAGGTGAGTGTAGTGATGGCCGGAAACCCTTATACCGAAAGTGGTGAGAAGTTCCGTATTCCTGATATGCTTTCTAACAGGGCCGATGTTTATAACCTGGGAGATATCATTGGAGATTCTGATTCGGCCTTCAAACTGAGCTATCTGGAAAACTGTATTACCTCCAATCCTGTGCTTAACAAGCTGGCAGGTAAGAGTTTAAATGACGTGTATTCACTGGTAGGTGCCGCCGAAAAAGATACTTTGGAAGGTGTAGAATTTGAAACTAACCATTCCTCTGAAGAAGTGAGGGAGTATATGAATGTGTTCCAAAAGCTCATGAAAGTACGTGATGTTATTTTGAGGGTAAACCTGGAATATATCCGCTCTGCAGGGCAGGCTGATGAGTATAGAACAGAGCCGGCTTTCAAGCTACAAGGATCATATAGAGATATGAATAAAATTGCGGAGAAAGTATTCTCTGTGATGAATGATGATGAGTTAACCACTTTAGTAAATGGCCATTATAATAATGAAGCCCAAACCTTAACCACAGGTGCGGAGGCCAATTTACTGAAATTTAAAGAGCTGAATGGAGATCTAGACCCGGATAAAAGCGCGCGCTGGGCTGAAATTAAAGAGATTTTCATGAAACAGCAGCGTACCAAAGGCTTCGGCATGGGCAACCAAATGGGACTAATGCTCAGTCAGATCGAAGAAGTAACCAAAGGCCTTGATGGTATCAGGGATGCTTTGACAAAGAAGTGA
- a CDS encoding DUF692 domain-containing protein, which produces MNIPELGIGIIYFSGFKNVIESNEDLIDLIEIEPQTFWLKGRASEDSYVFNEEELNYLESLPQNKLFHGVGFPVGSSMPIDTNHIAYLQEMMRRLNPVWLSEHLSFNNIRINNQIHNTNFLLPPLQTIEGINVASKTIREYSSHFNLPFVFETGVNYLSPYPFELEDGSFINAVAQESDSHILLDIHNLLANQKNGRQNIRELIRQIDPERIIQIHLAGGFEYNGYYLDAHSNVSDHELMGLYDDIVQELPNLKAVTFEMLPEYLNFVPEKAIRTQLEKMRSIWDKRGARKKLRTGFQQPLSNAQVEYIPSVKNWEATLGSIALEKQAQVNTDGQLEELLLKDEGTKIIISLIKKFKSSLIVSSMKLTCRYILLKYGLEKLESLFADFWMSSQSLLFASENGIEFGSYLVRKFDDLEDDLTLLDLIVYELNSLKTLTDGQVREVFISFNPEDMIRSLSNKKIPEILEQGSYCITIEPELQETESVSLVMHT; this is translated from the coding sequence ATGAATATACCTGAACTAGGAATTGGGATTATTTATTTCTCTGGATTTAAAAACGTGATAGAGTCTAACGAAGATCTTATTGACCTTATAGAAATAGAACCTCAAACATTCTGGCTTAAGGGTAGAGCTTCTGAGGACTCTTACGTTTTTAATGAAGAAGAACTAAACTATCTCGAATCACTTCCACAAAACAAATTATTTCATGGTGTAGGCTTCCCTGTGGGCAGCTCTATGCCTATTGACACTAATCACATCGCTTACCTTCAGGAGATGATGCGCAGGCTTAATCCGGTATGGCTAAGCGAGCACCTTAGCTTCAACAATATCCGAATTAACAATCAAATTCATAATACCAATTTCCTACTCCCTCCCCTACAAACTATAGAAGGCATTAATGTAGCTTCTAAGACTATAAGAGAATATTCTTCTCACTTTAATCTGCCTTTTGTATTTGAAACAGGAGTAAATTATCTTTCTCCATATCCTTTTGAGCTCGAAGATGGCTCATTTATCAACGCCGTGGCTCAAGAATCTGATAGTCATATATTATTAGATATTCATAACCTGCTGGCCAACCAAAAAAATGGGAGGCAAAACATAAGGGAACTTATCAGACAAATAGATCCTGAAAGAATCATTCAAATTCATCTCGCTGGAGGCTTTGAGTATAATGGCTACTATCTGGATGCACACTCTAATGTATCTGATCATGAATTGATGGGCTTATATGATGACATAGTTCAGGAACTTCCCAACCTTAAAGCAGTAACTTTTGAAATGCTGCCTGAGTATTTAAATTTTGTTCCAGAAAAAGCCATTAGAACTCAGCTGGAAAAAATGCGATCCATATGGGATAAAAGGGGAGCCAGGAAAAAACTTAGAACAGGATTTCAACAACCTTTATCTAACGCCCAGGTCGAATACATTCCCTCAGTAAAAAACTGGGAGGCCACCCTGGGATCAATTGCTTTAGAAAAGCAGGCTCAGGTAAATACCGACGGTCAGTTGGAAGAATTGCTATTGAAAGATGAAGGCACTAAGATCATCATTAGCCTGATTAAGAAATTTAAGAGCTCACTTATTGTTAGCTCCATGAAGCTCACATGCAGGTATATTTTATTAAAGTATGGCTTAGAAAAGCTAGAAAGTCTATTTGCAGATTTCTGGATGAGCTCACAATCGCTACTATTTGCCTCCGAAAATGGAATAGAGTTTGGCTCCTATCTGGTTAGAAAATTTGATGATCTTGAAGACGATTTAACGCTGTTAGATTTAATAGTTTACGAGCTCAATAGTCTAAAAACCCTCACAGACGGTCAGGTAAGAGAGGTTTTTATCTCATTTAACCCCGAGGATATGATAAGAAGCCTGTCTAATAAAAAAATCCCGGAAATATTGGAACAAGGCAGCTATTGCATTACTATAGAGCCCGAACTACAAGAAACTGAAAGTGTGAGTTTGGTGATGCATACTTAA